The genomic stretch GGCGGCGAACAACGAGACCGGGTGCCTGATGCCCATCGCGGAGATCGGCGCGATCGCGAGGGAAGCCGGCGTGCTCGTGCACACCGACGCCGTCCAGGCGACCGGAAAAGTTCCGCTCGCGTGGGAGACCCTTCCCGTGGACCTGCTCACGTTTTCCGGGCACAAGGTGAACGGCCTCAAGGGCGCGGGGGGGCTGCTCGCCAGGAAGGGGATCGAGATCGAGGCGGTGCTGCACGGGGGCCACCAGGAACGGGGCCGGCGGGGCGGCACCGAGAACGTGGTGGGGATCGTCGGCATGGGGAAGGCGTTCTCCCTCCTGTCGGGGAACATGGCGGAGGAAGCGGCCGAGGTCCGCCGGCTTCGGGACGCGTTCGAGCGGGCGCTGTTCGCCCGGATCCCCGACATCGTGCTGAACGGTCACCCCACCCTGCGGCTTCCGAACACGGTCAACCTCTCGTTCCGCTTCGTCGAAGGGGAGGCGCTGCTGCTGAACCTCGACATGCTGGGGATCGCATGCTCCTCGGGCTCCGCCTGCACCTCGGGGTCGATGGAGGCGTCGCCGATCCTCCTCGCGATGGGGGCCGACCCGACCGACTCCCAGGGCGCGCTCCGGTTCTCCCTCGGGTACGGCAACACGGACGACGACGTGGCGTACGCGGTGGACGCCGTCGAAACGGTCGTCGACAAGCTGCGGGCGATGTCGCCCCTCTACCACCCACGGGAGGCAAAGTGGTCCAATTCAAAAGTAAGATAACGGACTACGCCGCCTCGGAGGGCGGGGCTCCGTTCGTGGCTCGCCGTGCGATGAACCTGCACGGCTGCGCTTTACCTCACTGCGCCCCCCCTCCTGCGGCGGCTCCGCATTCGTTCATGAGATTTTTGACGAGGTTTGGTCGATGAGCAAGAGGCGTATTTTGGCGGCGATGAGCGGGGGGGTGGACTCCTCCGTGGCGGCGCTCCTCCTGCAGCGGGACGGGTGGGAGGTTGTCGGCGTCTCGATGGACCTCTACGATTATTCGGCCGTGACGCGGGATCGGGAAGGGACGTGCTGCTCGCTGGACGACCTGTACGACGCCCGGCGCGTGTGCGACACCCTCGGGATCCCGTATTACGTCCTCAACCTGCGGGACGAATTCCGCAGGGAGGTGATCGACCCGTTCGTCCGGGAGTACCAGGCGGGCCGCACGCCGAACCCGTGCATCCTGTGCAACGAGCACCTGAAATTCCGTGCGCTGCTTCGAAAGGCCGACGAGCTGGGGGCGGAGGGGGTCGCGACAGGGCATTACGCGGTGATCCGCCGGGAGCCCGGCGGGCGGTGCCGGCTCTTCGCCTCGCCGGACGCCGGGAAGGACCAGTCGTACTTCCTCTATTCGCTCGACTCCGACCGACTGCGGCGGATCCGGTTCCCCGTGGGGGAGATGACGAAGGAGAAGGTGCGGGAGATCGCCCTCGGGGCGGGGCTGCCGGTGTACGAGAAGCGGGAAAGCCAGGACATCTGCTTCGTCACGGACGACTCGTACACCCGGTTCCTCGAGAGCCGGGGAATCAGCGAGGAGCGGGGGCGCTTCGTCGACCGGGAGGGGAACTTCCTCGGCAACCACAAGGGGATCCTGCGCTATACGGTCGGGCAGCGCAAGGGGCTCGGGATCGCGTCGAGGGAGCCGCTCTACGTCGTGGCGATCGACGCGGAGAAGAACGAGATCGTCCTCGGAAGCGACGGGGAAACGTTTTCCGGCGGGGCGACGGTGGTCTCCCCGACCTTCGTGGCCGGCTCTCCCCCCGGGGAGGTATTCCATGCGACGGCCCGGGTGCGGTACCACCATCCCGGCGCGCCGTGCTCGGTGAAGGCGTCCGGAGACCGGCTCGATGTCACCTTCGACGCCCCCCAGCGCAGCGTGACCCCCGGGCAGGCCCTCGTCCTTTACGACGGGGACGAGGTCCTGGGCGGTGGCTGGATCGAATGCGCGGGCGCCTCTCCGTAGTAACCGTCGGCTGCAAGGCGAACTTCGCCGATTCCGCGGCGATCCTCACCCACGCGGCACGCGCCGGCTTCGAGGTGGTGGGGAGCGGGTCCCCCGCCGACGTGCTGGTCATCAACAGCTGCACCGTCACCCGACGGGCCGACCGGGATTCCCGGGCGCTGGCCCGCAGGCTTCGCCGCGAGCATCCGGACGCGGTCCTCGTGATGACCGGCTGCTTCGCCGAGACGACCCCCGAAGCCCGCGCGTCCGTCCCCGAGGTCGATCACTGGCTCGGGATCCGGGAGCCGTCCGGGCTGCCGCGGCTCCTCCGGTCCCTGGCCGGCGGCGCGGCGGCGCTTGACGAGGGACTGTCCGATTTCGACGCCGACAGGCTGCTGGGCCACAGCCGCGTATTCCTGAAGGTCCAGGACGGGTGCGACGCGGCGTGCGCCTACTGCGTCGTGCCGAAGGCGCGGGGCCCCGGCCGCTCCCTGCCGCCGCGGGAGATCGTCGAGCGCGCGGTCCGGGCGGAACGGGACGGCGCCCGTGAGATCGTCCTGACCGGGATCCACCTGGGGAAGTTCGGTGCGGACCGTGGAGACCGGGACGGGCTCGCAGTGCTCGTGGAGGCGCTTCTCCGGGCGACCTCCGTGTGCCGGTTCCGGATGGGCTCGATCGAACCGCTCGAGATCACCTCGGCGCTCGTTTCCCTCTTCTCGAGCCAGGGACGTCTCTGCCCGCACCTGCACGTTCCTCTGCAGAGCGGATCCGATCGGGTGCTGCAGCGGATGCGGCGCCCATATACGGCGAGGCAGTATCGTGAGAGACTGGTTCTGCTCGCCGCCGAGGTACCGGGGATCCGCCTGGGGGCCGACGTGATCGCCGGGTTTCCGGGGGAGGCTCGGGACGATTTCGACGTGACGATGCGGCTGATCCGCGACACCCCGTTGAGCTATCTTCACGCCTTCCCATACTCCCCGCGGCCGGGGACCGAGAGCGCGGGATGGCCGGACGACGTGACCGCGGCGGAGAAAAGGAGAAGGGTCGCGCTCCTTCGGGAGGCGGACGTCTCGATGGGGAGGGAGTACCTCGCGCGGCAGGTCGGGAGGACGCTGGTCGTCGCGGCGGCGGCGAGAGACCCGGAGACCGCCGTGATGCGCGGGACCACGGAGAATTACGTCGAGGCGGTCTTCCGGTCGGAGACCGGCGCGCGGGGGGATCTGATCCCCGTCCGCATCGACGCCGCTCGCGGCGATCATCTGGAGGGGACGGCCGTTTGACGTTTTCCACGTTCGAGGAACGGATCGGATACCGGTTCGGAGCGAAGGAACTCCTGGAGGAGGCGCTGCGGCACGGCTCCGCCCCCGGGCACGAGGAAGGGAAACGGTCGTACGAACGGCTTGAATTCCTCGGGGACGCCGTGCTGAACCTCTGCATCGCGCAGGAGATCTATCGCATGCTTCCGCTGGCGGGGGAGGGCGTGCTCACCAGGGCGCGCGCCTCGACCATCAACAACCGGAATCTCGCGAAGGTTGCGGACCGGATCGGCGTTCCGGCGTCGCTTCGGATCGACCCTTCGGTCCGCCGGAAGGGGAAGGCCGCGGTCACCCGGAAGATGGCGGCGGACGCGGTGGAGGCGGTCGTCGGGGCGATCTTCCTCGACGGCGGGCACGACGCGGCCCTCCGGTTCGTGCGGAGCCATTTCCGGCTCCCCGACCTGATGGGCGCGCTGGTCGACGGGTTCGACGCGAAGTCGCGGCTGCAGGAGTGGTG from bacterium encodes the following:
- the rnc gene encoding ribonuclease III, producing MTFSTFEERIGYRFGAKELLEEALRHGSAPGHEEGKRSYERLEFLGDAVLNLCIAQEIYRMLPLAGEGVLTRARASTINNRNLAKVADRIGVPASLRIDPSVRRKGKAAVTRKMAADAVEAVVGAIFLDGGHDAALRFVRSHFRLPDLMGALVDGFDAKSRLQEWCQGAHLPLPAYTLLSADGPPHDRLFRVEVRVKGLPAAGGCGTSRKEAEMDAAAKAISALQAAGGESP
- a CDS encoding cysteine desulfurase translates to MRKIYFDHNASTPVHPEVAAAVQPFLGDLFGNPSSIHWAGRDVRKAMEDARAEIAAFYGCRPLEVVFTSSGTESDNLALKGVAYRPGNAGKHIITSQVEHPAIMNTCRFLETQGFRVTYVPVNRQGIVEPDAVRSALTKDTILVSIMAANNETGCLMPIAEIGAIAREAGVLVHTDAVQATGKVPLAWETLPVDLLTFSGHKVNGLKGAGGLLARKGIEIEAVLHGGHQERGRRGGTENVVGIVGMGKAFSLLSGNMAEEAAEVRRLRDAFERALFARIPDIVLNGHPTLRLPNTVNLSFRFVEGEALLLNLDMLGIACSSGSACTSGSMEASPILLAMGADPTDSQGALRFSLGYGNTDDDVAYAVDAVETVVDKLRAMSPLYHPREAKWSNSKVR
- a CDS encoding MiaB/RimO family radical SAM methylthiotransferase → MRGRLSVVTVGCKANFADSAAILTHAARAGFEVVGSGSPADVLVINSCTVTRRADRDSRALARRLRREHPDAVLVMTGCFAETTPEARASVPEVDHWLGIREPSGLPRLLRSLAGGAAALDEGLSDFDADRLLGHSRVFLKVQDGCDAACAYCVVPKARGPGRSLPPREIVERAVRAERDGAREIVLTGIHLGKFGADRGDRDGLAVLVEALLRATSVCRFRMGSIEPLEITSALVSLFSSQGRLCPHLHVPLQSGSDRVLQRMRRPYTARQYRERLVLLAAEVPGIRLGADVIAGFPGEARDDFDVTMRLIRDTPLSYLHAFPYSPRPGTESAGWPDDVTAAEKRRRVALLREADVSMGREYLARQVGRTLVVAAAARDPETAVMRGTTENYVEAVFRSETGARGDLIPVRIDAARGDHLEGTAV
- the mnmA gene encoding tRNA 2-thiouridine(34) synthase MnmA, producing the protein MSKRRILAAMSGGVDSSVAALLLQRDGWEVVGVSMDLYDYSAVTRDREGTCCSLDDLYDARRVCDTLGIPYYVLNLRDEFRREVIDPFVREYQAGRTPNPCILCNEHLKFRALLRKADELGAEGVATGHYAVIRREPGGRCRLFASPDAGKDQSYFLYSLDSDRLRRIRFPVGEMTKEKVREIALGAGLPVYEKRESQDICFVTDDSYTRFLESRGISEERGRFVDREGNFLGNHKGILRYTVGQRKGLGIASREPLYVVAIDAEKNEIVLGSDGETFSGGATVVSPTFVAGSPPGEVFHATARVRYHHPGAPCSVKASGDRLDVTFDAPQRSVTPGQALVLYDGDEVLGGGWIECAGASP